CGGTGATGATCTCTGCGGCTTTACTGCAAGTGATTAATCGCAAGCGATACAAGTTTTCTTTGGATGCCCAGCGGGTGCTTGCGGACATTGCCTTGGTAGTGCCGGCTCCGTTGATGTTCTTTCTTTCATGAGTTTCGGAAGAGTCTCGCGCGTCTATGCATTTTGTGAGCGTCTGGTGTTCGCAAGTAGGCTTCAGGAGGCGCGAGAATCCTGTTTGAATGAACTGGAGCAATGTCTTGATCATACCGGTGCGCGGCTGCTGGTCGTGGGAGGGGGTGACGGACGGTTTTTAAAGGCTTTGTTTGAGCGGGGGCTTGAGCCTGTCATAGATTATGTGGAGATCAGCCAGCGGATGATTGGTCAGGCCAGACGAGAGGTGGAGGGGTATGAGGCTGCTGAGCGTGTTCACTGGTGTTGCCAGTCTTTCGAGAGTTGGGATGATGAGGGTTATGATGCGGTGATCGCCCAGTTCTTTATTGATGGGTTTGAGGGAGCTGACTTGGAAAATGTATTGCGTAAATTGGTAAAAGCACAGGGGGATGAGGGTGTTTTGCTGATCACCGATTTTGATCCTCAATCGTCTTGGTGGGCCTCTCTTTTAGTGAAGCTGATGCAGGGCTTCTTTTGGCTCACTTGTGGTGTGCCTGGACGGGCGTTTATCCGTCCTGATTCATGGCTTGAAAGTGTAGGGATGGTGCGCCAATCTGAAATTCTAGGAATGGGCGGACTTATTTTTACGACAAAATGGAAGAAACGGTAACTCGGTATTGCAATGACGGCGAAATGTGATGAGCTGTCCGCCTCTCTATCCAATATTATGACTCTCAAAAGCCAGAAACCCACTTACGTTGTTGGTCACTTGAATCCAGACACAGACGCAATCTGTGCGGCTATTGGTCAGGCTGAGTATCTCAGGGCATCTGAAGGTGTTGATGCGATGGCTATTCGTTGTGGAGATATCCCGAGTCGCGTGGCTTGGGTGCTGGAGCAGGCCGGTATTGAAGCTCCGCCTCTGGTTTCGGATGTGAGGACCACCGCGGAGCTGATCTGTGAAAAGGATTATGTGGCTGTTCGTGAGGGAGATACTTTCTTGTCCGTTTACCGCGCGATGCAAAACAGCGAGGTGAAGTCTGTGCCTGTCGTGAGTGATGATAATGAGATCCGTGGCATTCTGCAATTCACGGACCTGATGCAGCTGCTCATGCCGCCTAGTATTGATACGGGCTACAACGTGAAGACGGTTCATGCTTCTCCACAGAAGATTCTTGAGACCTTGGATGGTGAGCTCGCAGGCGCCGACCTTCCTGATCAGGATGTCGAGGAAGAGTTGATTATGTTCGTAGGTGCCTCTAGTGAGCGTACTGTGGGTGATAGTCTGGCCAGGGTGAAGAATGATGGGCTTTCTAACAAGCAGATCGTGATTTGTGGAGATAGACCAAAGATGCAAGAAACTGCCGTGGATCATGGAGTACGCCTCTTGGTGGTTACTGGTGGTTCCCAGGTGGATGCGGAGGTGTGTAAAGCGGCTCGTGAGAAGGGCGTGATCGTGATTTTGTCTAAGTACGATACGGCGACAACCGTGCAGTTGGTGCGCTGTTCCCGGGTGGTGAAAAATGCGCTCGGCGATGAATTTCTCTGTGTAGAGGCTACCGAAGCGGTAAGTGATATCCGTAAGCGTCTGAGTGCTGCGCGACAGGATCTTTTCCCTGTGGTGAAGATCAAAGCTCGCTCGGGAGCTCGTAAACTCGTCGGTGTATTTCGCAAGTCAGCCTTGGTGGATCCTCCGCGTACGCGTCTCGTGCTGGTGGATCACAATGAATATTCTCAAGCCGTCCGCGGTGTCGAAGAGGCTGAAGTGGTCGAGGTGATTGATCAC
The sequence above is drawn from the Rubritalea squalenifaciens DSM 18772 genome and encodes:
- a CDS encoding putative manganese-dependent inorganic diphosphatase, which codes for MTLKSQKPTYVVGHLNPDTDAICAAIGQAEYLRASEGVDAMAIRCGDIPSRVAWVLEQAGIEAPPLVSDVRTTAELICEKDYVAVREGDTFLSVYRAMQNSEVKSVPVVSDDNEIRGILQFTDLMQLLMPPSIDTGYNVKTVHASPQKILETLDGELAGADLPDQDVEEELIMFVGASSERTVGDSLARVKNDGLSNKQIVICGDRPKMQETAVDHGVRLLVVTGGSQVDAEVCKAAREKGVIVILSKYDTATTVQLVRCSRVVKNALGDEFLCVEATEAVSDIRKRLSAARQDLFPVVKIKARSGARKLVGVFRKSALVDPPRTRLVLVDHNEYSQAVRGVEEAEVVEVIDHHRLGGNVVSREPIRFLNEPVGSSSTLVARKFRYLGVPLSRGVAMCLCAGLISDTLNLTSPTTTDLDRDMLAWLCDIAGVQAEKFTHDFFASGSLLLKGTVDELIGTDRKEFNESGKFISISQVEEMSLEKFDERCDEMVDSLKKLSENKGYDLALLAVTDITKHHSRIVAVGDPKIIDVLPFENSSDYVLEASGVVSRKKQIFPAVCRAIQDAAATSIEVV
- a CDS encoding class I SAM-dependent methyltransferase — protein: MSFGRVSRVYAFCERLVFASRLQEARESCLNELEQCLDHTGARLLVVGGGDGRFLKALFERGLEPVIDYVEISQRMIGQARREVEGYEAAERVHWCCQSFESWDDEGYDAVIAQFFIDGFEGADLENVLRKLVKAQGDEGVLLITDFDPQSSWWASLLVKLMQGFFWLTCGVPGRAFIRPDSWLESVGMVRQSEILGMGGLIFTTKWKKR